In Parabacteroides timonensis, the genomic stretch ATCTTCTTCAGAAAGAATAATATATCTCCCCCAACTGAACGGGGAAACAGGAGATGGAAACAAGATCAGCGTGTAGTTCCCACATTTCGTTTTATGTCCCTGGCGGGTAATTTCCAGCATCTTACGGAAAGAGACCAGGGTTATTAACAGGCAGACGGTACAGCCCAGAAGATAAGAAAGACCGATCAATTGTCCCCAGTCTATTGTATAAGCCGGTTCCTCAGCGGAAATAACCCGTTCTTCACCATAGCCTTCAGGGAAAGATGTTTCGACCAGCGGAGCATTTCCGGCGATGATCTTTTCCAATTCGATAATCGGTTGCTGGATAAACAGAGGCTTTGATGTTTCGAGCTTTACAAAAGGCATTAACATACAGACCACTATTCCACCCAACAACACCCACCTGTTGAAACGGAAAAAGGTGTCATTACTGAGCAAAGCCTTGAACCCAAGGTAAAATAAGGTCAGGCAGATGGTAGATTTCAATATGTACAGAAGTAAAGCTCCCATAGTAAACGTTTTTACTTGTTCTTGATCTGTTGTATCAATTCCTGCAGTTCATCGAGTGTCAAAGCTTCTTCCTCTATCAATGTAGAGACCACACGAGTGTAAGAGTTGTCGAAATATTTATCGACCACCTGCTTCAGTGTCTTTTTCCTGTATTCGTCTTCCGAGACCAAAGCATAATACTGGTGGGTATTTCCAAAGGCCTTGTAACCGATATATCCTTTCTCCTCCAAAGTACGGACAATAGTCGAAAGGGTATTGTAATGCGGCTTGGGCTCTTCCTGTAAGTCGAGCAATTCGCGGACAAACAAAGGTCCTTTCGCCCAAAAGTAACCTAATATTTCTTCTTCTTTTGCAGTTAATCGTATCATAATCTGTCGTTTTAATAAAGGAATGTCCAAATATAACTATATTTTCCAGTAATACAACTATAATACATAGTTAATCTACTATAATTCGTAGTAGTATTATCATTAGAGGCCAGGACACCCTAAATTAATCCCCAATGGGATGCCACTGTAATTGCTTCAATACAATTCTCGACCTCCAATTTTTGGAATATATTCCTTTTATGAAACTTGATAGTATTCACATTCAACGACAACTCTTTGGCTATAGCCGTATTTGTATGCCCTTTGGAAGACAGTTGCAAAATAAGTTTCTCTTTAACTGTAAGAAGCGGCAAAATATTTTTGTACCA encodes the following:
- a CDS encoding BlaI/MecI/CopY family transcriptional regulator — protein: MIRLTAKEEEILGYFWAKGPLFVRELLDLQEEPKPHYNTLSTIVRTLEEKGYIGYKAFGNTHQYYALVSEDEYRKKTLKQVVDKYFDNSYTRVVSTLIEEEALTLDELQELIQQIKNK